A window from Chitinophaga filiformis encodes these proteins:
- a CDS encoding response regulator, which yields MVETTKQVYVVDDDEIFHFILKKMLEQEGEKLEVTSFLCAEDALEELQHPKGHPLPSLIILDMNMQRMNGWDFIEAYRGIKCTLTQQIPIIMCSSSIDMRDIQKVKRTPELKAYITKPLDSEKMQQIKDYL from the coding sequence ATGGTGGAAACCACTAAACAGGTGTATGTTGTTGACGACGATGAAATATTCCATTTCATCCTGAAAAAAATGCTGGAACAGGAAGGAGAAAAACTGGAGGTGACCTCATTCCTGTGTGCGGAAGATGCATTGGAAGAATTACAGCACCCCAAAGGGCACCCTTTACCATCCCTGATCATCCTGGACATGAATATGCAGCGGATGAACGGCTGGGACTTTATAGAGGCCTACCGCGGCATTAAATGTACCCTGACCCAGCAGATCCCCATTATCATGTGCTCCTCCTCTATCGATATGCGCGACATACAGAAGGTGAAACGTACGCCGGAACTAAAGGCTTATATCACCAAACCTCTCGATTCTGAGAAAATGCAGCAGATCAAGGACTATCTCTAA
- a CDS encoding carbonic anhydrase: MTRYDEIFENNRMWMASKTAADKGFFEKLAEEQNPDYLYIGCSDSRVPTNEIMGLDAGEVFVHRNIANLVNNVDLSVMAVINYAVRHLGVKHIIVCGHYNCGGVKAAMQPADLGLLNPWLRNIRDVYRLHRQELDAIEDDTARYNRLVELNVQEQCVNVIKTAAVQQSYVERGYPTVHGWVYDLYTGQLIDLKIDFEGILHNIQEIYDLTGKGLMKKKGEQ, encoded by the coding sequence ATGACCAGGTACGATGAAATCTTCGAGAACAACAGGATGTGGATGGCTTCCAAAACAGCCGCAGACAAAGGATTTTTTGAAAAACTGGCCGAGGAGCAGAACCCGGACTACCTTTACATCGGCTGCAGCGACAGTCGCGTGCCCACCAATGAGATCATGGGACTGGATGCCGGCGAGGTCTTTGTACACCGTAACATCGCCAACCTGGTGAACAATGTGGATCTGAGCGTCATGGCCGTTATCAATTATGCCGTACGGCACCTTGGCGTAAAACACATCATTGTATGCGGTCACTATAACTGTGGCGGCGTTAAAGCGGCTATGCAGCCCGCCGACCTCGGATTGCTCAACCCCTGGTTGCGTAACATCCGCGATGTATACCGTTTGCACCGCCAGGAGCTGGATGCCATTGAAGACGATACTGCCCGTTACAACCGCCTCGTGGAACTGAATGTGCAGGAACAATGTGTGAATGTTATCAAAACAGCGGCTGTACAGCAATCCTATGTTGAAAGAGGTTATCCTACTGTACATGGTTGGGTATATGACCTCTACACCGGCCAGCTGATAGATCTGAAGATCGACTTCGAAGGCATACTGCACAATATCCAGGAAATCTATGACCTGACCGGTAAGGGATTAATGAAGAAAAAGGGTGAACAATGA
- a CDS encoding ABC-F family ATP-binding cassette domain-containing protein gives MISVKNVSLSFGKRVLFDEVNLNFTKGNCYGVIGANGAGKSTFLKILSGEIDPTKGTVEITPGERMSVLKQNHFEFDEVTVLNTVLMGNKKLWEIAHERDAIYAKADFTEEDGMRAGELEAEYGEMGGYTAESDAGVLLGDLGVKEELHNLQMKDLSGNLKVRVLLAQALFGTPDILLLDEPTNHLDVETIGWLENFLADYENIVIVVSHDRHFLDAVCTHVADVDRAKIQIFSGNYSFWYESSQLMARQIADKNKKMEDKRKDLLDFIARFSANASKSKQATSRKKALEKLVIEDIQPSNRKYPGIIFKQQREVGNQILNVEKLQKSIEGNPLFSNVSFTVNKGDKIAFLAKEHLALTTFFEIINGEQAADGGKFEWGTTVTSAYLPNDNAKYFTDPSLNLMDWLRQYVPPHVTDVDEPFLRGFLGKMLFSGDEIMKKTSVLSGGEKVRCMVSRMMLQDPNVVVLDEPTNHLDLESIQSFNESMMNFKGIVLFTTHDHAFMQSVANRIIEITPRGVIDRLTTFDEYLADERVRALREEMYGEKVAIS, from the coding sequence ATGATCAGTGTTAAAAACGTATCGCTTTCTTTCGGAAAAAGGGTGTTGTTTGATGAAGTTAACCTCAATTTCACCAAAGGTAACTGTTATGGTGTGATCGGCGCCAATGGAGCCGGTAAATCCACCTTCCTTAAAATATTATCAGGTGAGATTGACCCTACCAAGGGTACTGTCGAGATCACACCTGGTGAACGTATGAGTGTTCTGAAGCAGAACCACTTCGAATTTGACGAAGTGACTGTACTGAATACCGTACTGATGGGAAATAAAAAGCTGTGGGAAATAGCGCATGAAAGAGATGCGATCTATGCCAAGGCTGATTTTACCGAGGAGGACGGTATGCGTGCAGGTGAGCTGGAAGCTGAATATGGCGAGATGGGCGGTTATACCGCTGAAAGTGATGCCGGCGTATTGCTGGGCGATCTGGGCGTAAAGGAAGAACTGCACAATTTACAGATGAAGGACCTGAGTGGTAACCTGAAAGTGCGTGTGCTCCTGGCGCAGGCCCTGTTCGGTACCCCCGATATCCTGCTGCTGGATGAGCCTACCAACCACCTGGACGTAGAAACCATCGGCTGGCTGGAAAACTTCCTGGCTGATTATGAGAACATTGTGATCGTAGTATCCCACGACCGTCACTTCCTGGATGCCGTATGTACGCATGTGGCAGACGTTGACCGCGCCAAGATCCAGATCTTCTCCGGTAACTATAGCTTCTGGTACGAATCTTCCCAGCTGATGGCCCGCCAGATAGCCGATAAGAACAAGAAAATGGAAGACAAACGTAAGGACCTGCTGGACTTCATTGCCCGTTTCAGTGCCAACGCTTCCAAAAGTAAACAGGCTACTTCCCGTAAAAAGGCCCTGGAAAAACTGGTTATCGAAGATATCCAGCCTTCCAACCGTAAATATCCTGGTATCATCTTCAAGCAGCAGCGTGAAGTAGGTAACCAGATCCTGAATGTGGAAAAACTGCAGAAATCCATCGAAGGTAATCCACTGTTCAGTAATGTATCCTTTACCGTGAATAAAGGCGACAAGATCGCCTTCCTGGCAAAGGAACACCTGGCACTGACCACTTTCTTTGAGATCATCAATGGCGAACAGGCTGCTGATGGCGGTAAATTTGAGTGGGGAACAACAGTAACGTCCGCTTATTTGCCTAATGATAACGCCAAATACTTCACTGATCCGTCACTGAACCTGATGGACTGGCTGCGCCAATATGTGCCCCCGCATGTAACTGATGTGGATGAGCCGTTCCTGCGTGGTTTCCTGGGTAAGATGCTGTTCAGCGGCGACGAGATCATGAAAAAGACCAGCGTATTGAGCGGAGGGGAAAAAGTGCGTTGTATGGTGAGCCGTATGATGCTGCAGGACCCTAACGTGGTAGTGCTGGACGAGCCTACTAACCACCTGGACCTGGAATCTATCCAGTCTTTCAACGAGAGTATGATGAACTTCAAAGGTATTGTGCTGTTCACCACGCATGACCATGCCTTCATGCAGTCCGTAGCCAACCGTATCATCGAGATCACTCCAAGGGGTGTTATCGACAGGTTAACTACATTCGATGAATACCTGGCTGATGAAAGGGTAAGGGCGCTCAGAGAAGAGATGTACGGAGAAAAAGTGGCAATTTCCTAG
- a CDS encoding EcsC family protein, with product MDTYTQQVNKELLAWQKAMQRGISLPAKLSRGLQQKINRVIPEKVHVALTSAVKQTTRAVISGAGFTSPPPLFEEDLAIRESKVRERINFYKTTAATEGALTGAGGILLGLADFPLFLTIKMKMLFDIAALYGRNVNDYKERLFILHIFFITFSTQDFRNKLYPIIADWEHYSRELPEDIHAFDWRNFQQQYRDYLDLAKLLQLMPIIGAAVGAYVNHRLTDKLGHSAMNAYRLRLMKQ from the coding sequence ATGGATACTTATACCCAACAGGTTAATAAAGAGCTCCTGGCCTGGCAAAAAGCCATGCAGCGGGGCATCAGCCTTCCTGCTAAGCTAAGCCGGGGGCTGCAGCAGAAAATTAACCGGGTCATTCCGGAAAAGGTACACGTAGCCCTGACCAGCGCAGTCAAACAAACGACCCGGGCGGTTATCTCCGGCGCGGGCTTCACCAGTCCTCCTCCCTTATTTGAGGAAGATCTGGCCATCCGCGAATCGAAAGTGCGGGAGCGCATCAACTTTTACAAAACGACGGCCGCTACTGAAGGCGCCCTGACAGGAGCCGGCGGTATCCTGCTTGGCCTGGCCGATTTTCCCCTGTTTCTGACCATCAAGATGAAGATGTTATTTGACATTGCCGCCCTCTATGGCCGTAATGTGAACGACTATAAGGAACGTCTCTTCATCCTCCATATTTTCTTCATTACTTTCTCTACCCAGGACTTCCGCAACAAACTATACCCGATCATTGCCGACTGGGAGCATTACAGCCGCGAACTACCTGAAGATATCCATGCCTTCGACTGGCGTAACTTTCAGCAACAATACCGGGACTACCTCGATCTGGCCAAGCTGCTTCAGCTCATGCCCATCATCGGGGCGGCCGTTGGCGCCTATGTCAATCACCGCCTGACGGACAAACTTGGCCACAGCGCCATGAATGCTTACCGCTTACGACTAATGAAACAGTAA
- a CDS encoding ribonuclease H-like domain-containing protein has product MLPNISLDQLLLLDIETTPAVAAFDFLPDNMQSLWVDKIAKTLPETGNPTEAYADRAGIYAEFGKIICISVGFFYAEGGRYQLRIKSFYNDDEKVVLTSFLELVNKFHIKFPRFQFAGHNIKEFDIPFICRRSVIHQLSLPLPLQIHGFKPWELPMLDTMQLWRFGDFKNYTSLKLMTAVMGIPTPKDDIDGSMVAKVYWQDRDLERIANYCQKDVIAVGQLLMRFKGVPLLETEDVVYSK; this is encoded by the coding sequence GTGTTACCGAATATATCTTTAGATCAGTTATTGCTGCTTGATATTGAAACAACTCCCGCTGTTGCGGCCTTCGATTTTTTACCTGACAATATGCAATCGCTCTGGGTGGACAAAATTGCAAAAACTTTGCCAGAAACGGGGAACCCGACAGAGGCATACGCAGACCGGGCCGGGATTTATGCCGAATTCGGCAAAATAATCTGTATTTCCGTAGGGTTTTTCTATGCAGAAGGTGGTCGTTATCAACTACGTATAAAATCATTTTATAATGACGATGAAAAAGTTGTATTAACTAGTTTTTTAGAATTGGTAAATAAGTTCCATATAAAATTTCCCCGGTTCCAGTTTGCCGGACATAACATCAAAGAATTTGATATTCCGTTTATTTGCAGGCGATCTGTTATTCATCAGCTATCTTTGCCCCTGCCATTGCAGATCCACGGATTTAAACCCTGGGAACTGCCGATGTTGGATACCATGCAGTTATGGCGGTTCGGAGATTTCAAGAACTATACTTCCCTGAAACTGATGACGGCTGTAATGGGCATTCCGACACCGAAAGACGATATTGACGGCAGCATGGTGGCAAAGGTATACTGGCAGGACAGGGACCTGGAAAGGATCGCTAATTATTGTCAGAAAGATGTGATAGCCGTCGGACAGCTGTTGATGCGTTTTAAAGGCGTTCCCTTGCTGGAAACGGAAGACGTGGTGTATTCAAAATAA
- the murI gene encoding glutamate racemase, which translates to MTGPIGVFDSGYGGLTVLKEIIATLPQYDYIYLGDNARAPYGNRGFDTIHAYTLQCVQHLFDMGCPLVILACNTASARALRTIQQKDLPRIAPDRRVLGVIRPTTEMVGTLTQSGEVGILATKGTVASESYPIEINKFFPHVRVHQLACPMWVPIVENGEADGEGADYFVKKYLHQILTDAPDIDTLVLACTHYPILTKKIRQFLPGGITLLSQGKIVAHSLKDYLQRHPEMEVRLSKNGGRKYFTTDDPVIFEKQTEIFLGETVKTEFINP; encoded by the coding sequence ATGACGGGACCTATCGGTGTATTTGATTCCGGTTACGGCGGCCTGACAGTATTAAAGGAGATCATAGCTACGCTTCCGCAATATGACTATATCTACCTTGGTGACAATGCACGCGCACCTTATGGCAACCGCGGCTTTGATACCATCCATGCCTATACGCTTCAGTGTGTACAGCACCTGTTCGATATGGGCTGCCCGCTGGTAATACTTGCCTGTAATACTGCTTCTGCCCGGGCACTCCGCACTATCCAGCAGAAAGACCTGCCGCGCATTGCGCCGGATCGCCGTGTGCTGGGTGTGATCCGTCCTACTACTGAAATGGTAGGGACACTGACGCAGAGCGGCGAAGTGGGTATTCTTGCTACTAAAGGCACCGTAGCTTCTGAGTCCTATCCCATCGAGATCAACAAGTTCTTCCCGCATGTCAGGGTACATCAACTCGCTTGCCCCATGTGGGTGCCGATCGTTGAGAATGGTGAGGCTGATGGCGAAGGCGCTGATTATTTTGTCAAAAAATATCTGCATCAGATATTGACAGACGCACCTGACATTGATACCCTGGTATTAGCTTGTACGCACTATCCTATCTTAACCAAAAAGATCCGGCAGTTCCTTCCCGGTGGGATTACACTGCTATCTCAGGGGAAGATCGTTGCGCATAGTCTGAAAGATTATCTGCAACGTCATCCGGAAATGGAGGTACGACTGAGTAAGAACGGTGGGAGGAAGTACTTTACTACGGATGATCCGGTAATATTTGAGAAGCAGACGGAGATCTTTTTGGGGGAGACGGTGAAGACGGAGTTTATTAATCCGTGA